In Uranotaenia lowii strain MFRU-FL chromosome 2, ASM2978415v1, whole genome shotgun sequence, one genomic interval encodes:
- the LOC129750038 gene encoding NPC intracellular cholesterol transporter 2-like → MTKTLLQAVLICSFAIAAFGLQVQKCKSGDIPTMLDIEGCSKTPCTIVNGQNLKLSAEFVAPHATKSLTVKVIPRIGLIAIPFELPEEHRDGCKKLVNAQCPLGRGQRVQAAANIPIQAPVKNVKVNVEFQLRSDSGLAICFKMDVKIV, encoded by the exons ATGACAAAAACTCTGCTGCAGGCCGTTTTAATATGCTCATTTGCGATTGCAGCATTTGGGCTTCAGGTGCAAAAGTGTAAATCTGGGGACATTCCGACAATGTTGGACATCGAGGGGTGCTCAAAAACGCCATGCACCATAGTTAATGGACAAAATCTCAAGTTGAGTGCAGAATTTGTTGCAC CTCATGCAACGAAATCTCTAACAGTGAAAGTTATTCCCCGGATCGGCCTCATCGCCATCCCTTTTGAGCTGCCGGAGGAGCATCGAGATGGCTGCAAGAAACTTGTGAACGCCCAATGTCCCCTGGGTCGGGGCCAGCGAGTCCAGGCGGCCGCAAACATTCCAATCCAAGCTCCAGTAAAAAACGTCAAAGTCAACGTCGAGTTCCAGCTCCGTTCCGATTCCGGGCTGGCCATTTGCTTCAAGATGGACGTCAAAATTGTGTAG